CCTGAAAAAACATCCAGGCGCGGAGGCCATTGTAGAACCCAAGTGTTCCATGGCGTTGTCCGAGGAAATTGAGCGGCTGGGAGGAAATGTCGTTTTCTGGAAATCGGGACACTCCGTCATCAAAGCAAAGATGAGGGAGATCGACGCTCTTTTCGCTGGCGAGCTTTCGGGACATATGTTTTTCGCCGACGAATATTATGGCTTTGACGATTCGTTTTACGCCGCAGGGCGTCTGCTGCGGATTCTCTCCAACTCCAACAAAAGTCTGTCCTGCCTGATGGCGCCGGTGCCTCTCTATCCCGCAACAGAGGAAGCACGAATCGCCTGCCCCGACGCCGAGAAGTTCGCGGTGATTGATCGCATCCGAGACAAAGCCCTCCAGAAATACGAAGGTCTCGCTTTAGACGGAGTTCGTATTTTCTACCCTGGCGGGTGGGGTCTCATCCGAGCCTCCAATACCCAGCCGGTCCTTACCACTCGCTGCGAGGGCAAGGACCAGAAAACCCTGGAGTTCATCATGGAGGACATCAAAAAGAGAATCCTGGCCGAGGGACTTCCCGATTTCGAATGGACGTTTTGAGCGCATATTTGAGCGCATAGAGGTAAATGTATTGAGGGTAAACTACGGCTGCATTTTATTTCCCAAAGGGGGCGATCTGCCCCTGAACCTCGGTCGGCTTTCCGACGGTTTGCCAAAAGCGGAACTGGAGATAGGTTTCGGCAACGGGGAATTCACGGTTCAGCGGGCTTTGGCGTGCCCGGAGACCCTATCGATGGGAATCGAGGTTTCTCCCGCTTGTGTCACGCGTTGCGCGCGACGGGCAAGCGCGTCAGGCAACCCTCCCAACCTGAAGATCCTCTGCGCTGACGCCCGCTTCATGATGAAAGAACTGTTTGCTGACGCCTCCCTTGACCGGGTGACAATGAATTTTCCTTGCCCTTGGCCCAAAACGCGCCACGCGCGGCGCCGAGTCACTGCCAGGGAGTTCATCGATGCCCTCGCCGCCGTTTTGAAAATCGGCGGGATCTTCGAGCTGCTTACGGATGAAGAGTGGTACGCTCTGGACGCCCAGAAAAAGCTGGCGTGGCACGAGGCGTTTGACGTGCTTGCCTACGAAACGAACCCGGCGCGGCCTATCACAACCAAGTACGAGCGCAAATGGCTGGAAATGGGAAAAAACATCATCAGGCTAACCGTAGTCAAAACCCAAAATTTCACCGTCTCCCGACAGACATGGGAAGCCGAGACATGGGAAGCCGAAGGGAAGGAGGGGAGGATCATGCACGCCAAAACGGGAATGCCCCTTCCAGAGGGCGGGCTCGCTTTTCTATTCGACGCGTCGGGGACGGGGCCGAAAAACACGCGATGGGTCTTCAAAAAGCACTACGCGGCGTCAGGAGCGGCGGAAATGAATGGTAAAATTTTTCTCGTCGAAACGGTCTCCACCGACGACGAGTTCGAACAGCGTTATTACTTTAAGGTGTCCGAACGTCGCGACGATACGTTAGTGAAGCTGGACGAGACGGCCCGGGTTTTCCTGACTCCCGCGGTGCGTTTCTCCATTGAGGACTTGGCGCGACGTCTTCGCGAGCGCGCGGGTGAAAATAGAACATGAAAAATAGAACATGAAGGAAGTCCGTCCTACGTCTGGGCGAGTTCTTTTGGCCCTTTTCAGTATACTGAGTGGCGGAGAGGCGGGGAAGGGGTTCAAAAATGCCGTTTTCCTGGATCTTTTCGCGGGAACCGGTCGCGTGGGTATCGAGGCCTTGAGGCGAGGCGCCCCCTCCGTGGTAATGGTTGAGGTTCTGAGGGACCGGGCGCGGGCTATAGAGCGCTCGATAAGCGAGGATTTCGCGGAAGCGGGGAAGGTCGTCGTCCTGTCTCTGGAACTACGGCGGGCCATAGCGTGGCTTTTGAAGCGGGAGCGCCTTTTCGACGTGGCCTTCGCCGATCCTCCTTACAACGAGGGCTGGGGAAAGTCGTTGCTCTATACAAAGGGTCTGGAAAAACTTTTGAAGCCGGAAGGGATCTTTGTGGTGGAGCACGCGTCACGGGAGGGGTTGGAGGTCCCCCAACCCTGGGTCGTTACCGACGCCCGTACTTATGGCGAGACCACCTTGACGTTTTTGAGGATCATACATCAGGAGGCATTTTTATGGAACATACCGTCCGCGCCGTCTACCCTGGATCCTTCGATCCCATCACCAACGGGCACATTTACATCGCGGGACGGGCCGCTGCTATTTTTGACGAGGTTCGAGTGAGCATCCTCATCAACACCCAGAAGCGATCAATGTTCAGTGTGGAGGACCGGCAGATGATGGCGCGGGAAGCCCTGTCTTACCTGCCTAACGTGACGGTGGACCACTTCGAGGGATTGCTGATCGACTATCTGCGGCAGCAAAAGTCCCGGGTCATTATTCGCGGCCTGCGAGCCATGTCCGACTTCGAGTACGAGTTTCAAATGGCTCTGATGAACCGACAAATGGCCCCTGAAATCGAGACCGTTTTCATCGTCACAGACCCAAAATATTCCTATCTTTCGAGTAGTTCCATCCGCGATATTTTCCAGTTCGGCGGCGCGGTCCATGATATGGTGCCACCCGGCGTTTTTCGTCGTCTAAGGGATCGTTTCCCGCTTCGTTCCCGTTCTTGAGTGTTTTTGATGAGAGCGTCTCTCCTCGGACGAGGTTTTTATCTTCAGAGTGTTGTGCCCCTCGCCAAAGCGTTATTGGGTAAAACGCTGATTCACGTGAAGGACGGTGTCGCGGCCGGAGGGTTTATCGTTGAAACCGAGGCCTACGCCGGGCGGGAAGACCCAGCCTGCCATGCTTACGGAAGAAAAAACAGAAAAAACAGGGGAAAGGGTCCATCGGGCAGACATCGTACCGACGTGATGTTTGGCCCTGGGGGTTATGCTTACGTTTACCTGATCTACGGAATGTATAATTGTTTCAACGTGGTGGCCAACGTGGAAGGCGAGCCCGAGGCGGTTCTGGTTCGGGCTCTGGAACCGAGGGAAGGCATTCCGCTCATGGGGGAACGCCGCAAGACGCAAGCGATAAAAAATTTGTGCAACGGTCCGGGCAAACTTTGCATGGCCCTTGACATCACCAGAGAGTGTTACGGCGCGGACCTCTGCGGCGACGTTCTTTTTATCACGGAAGGCGAACCGGTTCCAGAAAGACAAATTTTAGCGACGCCCCGGATCAACGTCAACTACGCGGGGAAAGCGGCTTGTCTTCCCTATCGTTTTGTGATTCGGGACAGCGCCTTTCTCTCCACGCGCAAAGGGATCGAGGCAGGGATATGTTGACCTGCAATATTAGATTTGAGGTCCTAAA
The sequence above is a segment of the Synergistaceae bacterium genome. Coding sequences within it:
- the trmB gene encoding tRNA (guanosine(46)-N7)-methyltransferase TrmB — translated: MRVNYGCILFPKGGDLPLNLGRLSDGLPKAELEIGFGNGEFTVQRALACPETLSMGIEVSPACVTRCARRASASGNPPNLKILCADARFMMKELFADASLDRVTMNFPCPWPKTRHARRRVTAREFIDALAAVLKIGGIFELLTDEEWYALDAQKKLAWHEAFDVLAYETNPARPITTKYERKWLEMGKNIIRLTVVKTQNFTVSRQTWEAETWEAEGKEGRIMHAKTGMPLPEGGLAFLFDASGTGPKNTRWVFKKHYAASGAAEMNGKIFLVETVSTDDEFEQRYYFKVSERRDDTLVKLDETARVFLTPAVRFSIEDLARRLRERAGENRT
- a CDS encoding DNA-3-methyladenine glycosylase; the encoded protein is MRASLLGRGFYLQSVVPLAKALLGKTLIHVKDGVAAGGFIVETEAYAGREDPACHAYGRKNRKNRGKGPSGRHRTDVMFGPGGYAYVYLIYGMYNCFNVVANVEGEPEAVLVRALEPREGIPLMGERRKTQAIKNLCNGPGKLCMALDITRECYGADLCGDVLFITEGEPVPERQILATPRINVNYAGKAACLPYRFVIRDSAFLSTRKGIEAGIC
- the coaD gene encoding pantetheine-phosphate adenylyltransferase, giving the protein MEHTVRAVYPGSFDPITNGHIYIAGRAAAIFDEVRVSILINTQKRSMFSVEDRQMMAREALSYLPNVTVDHFEGLLIDYLRQQKSRVIIRGLRAMSDFEYEFQMALMNRQMAPEIETVFIVTDPKYSYLSSSSIRDIFQFGGAVHDMVPPGVFRRLRDRFPLRSRS
- a CDS encoding RsmD family RNA methyltransferase, with product MKEVRPTSGRVLLALFSILSGGEAGKGFKNAVFLDLFAGTGRVGIEALRRGAPSVVMVEVLRDRARAIERSISEDFAEAGKVVVLSLELRRAIAWLLKRERLFDVAFADPPYNEGWGKSLLYTKGLEKLLKPEGIFVVEHASREGLEVPQPWVVTDARTYGETTLTFLRIIHQEAFLWNIPSAPSTLDPSIPSPTGTFTSRDGPLLFLTRFE